The Flavipsychrobacter sp. genome contains the following window.
TTACCTTGTATATCTACAATACGGCCTTGCACCTTTTCGCTATGCACACCACTACTCCACTGTAGTTGCAATATATTATTTGCCGGATTAGGAAAGACCAACAACTGTCCCTGATCATTTTGACTGGCAGAAGCTACGCTTAATGGCCAGTAGGAGTAAGTATATCTTGTTCGTCCTGTATAATCTTGCTCCGACTTATAGTTGGGTGCTGGCATATAGGTTCTTCTAACCTCACTCAGATAACCAAAATTGGTATAGTAATAGGTATTCACCTTTCTATAGAATTTGGAGCGATAGAACGTATCTGTTATCAACCTGTTTTGCGAATCGTATTTGTAAGCGTGTGTCTGCACCTCATAACCACTGAAAGATATTTGAGAACTATCTTTTATTAATCTACCCAAGGCATCGTAAGTGTAGTAATATCTTGTATGCAATGTGGGCTTTCCTAAGCTTGTGTTATAAATATATTTGAGTTTTGCTATAATTCTGTTTTGCGAATCGTAAGTATTCTCATAATAGTAGATAGACGGGGCTGCCCCTCCCTTAGTATAACTAACACTATCTTTTATAAGCCCACCCAAACTATCATAGGCACGAATAAAAATACTGTGTGGCGGGTCGAATGCACTATTCTTCCAAGTACGCTCATCTGCTCTTAATAACCTCCCCATACTATCGTAAGTGTACGTAAACTTATATTGTGGTAGATAACTAGTATCAGGTTGTAGTGTAGTATCATACCACACTTTTTCTATTACATTGCCTAAGCTATCATAGTAAAAAGAATCACGATGTTGCAAGTGAGTACCACCTAGCACATATCTCAACTCTTCCAACAAATGATTTTGGCTATCGTAATACCTATAATATTCGTCATCGCGCTTATAATGGTTGGAGGTAAAACTCTCCCTTATACGTATATACTTTTTATCGTAGGCAATAGAGTCATTATTGAGCGAGCTACCTCTTACAGTACTGTGGTCGTAAGTAAACTCTGTTTTTTGCCAATGCCTGAAATGATACGAAGTAGGTCCTTGAGGCAAATTGACCCAAACAAAAGAATCAATATCTATCGACATCAGCCGCCATTGTTGTGCCTGCACACTGCCAACCAAACAAAGAAGAGCGAATAATAGAGATAGGCGCTTCATAGGAATTTATTTTTTGTGAATGTACAAAATCCACTCTTGAAATGAACGTATAAGCTTATCATAACTTGGCTACGATAAACATTTCCGGTAATTTTATGATCTACAAAATACCCTAACATATGAATCGTATACTTTTATTCATATCCCTGCTGCTAGGTAGTACTGTAGCCTTTGCGCAAAACCTACCTTTTACGCCGCAAAATGTATCGTACGATAGTACCATGAAAAACATCTGGCGCCCTACGCAATTTGTAGCATTGGGCGACAAACTGATATTCAGAGCCAACAAAACAAGCAGTGTAAATGACTTTGTACTTTGCTACTACGATAGTACGAACAACAAAGCCTATAGAGTGCCTGACAGTATTTTGCGCGGGGTAAACAACATCACCTACCTGATACCACAGGTGCATGATGGTAAAATATACTTTAGCGGGTCAAACAATATTACCAACTCCCTATGTAGCTGGAACGGAACGGACACGATAAAAAAAGTGGTCACCGAAGGGCTCATAACACCTATGGGCTCACTACAGCCGCCCTATACCTTTGTAGGAGATACGCTTTTTTTCATGGGGCACAATGGCACTATTACCCCTACACAAAATGGCAGATTGTATAAACTGAACACTCAAAACAACAGCATACAAAACCTAACACCTAGCAAAACCTACTACGAAGGTGGGCTTATAGTTTACAAGAACAAAGTCTACATCAGCGAATTGGGCGTGAAAGGGAAACCATTCAGCTATTACGACCCTCAAAACAATAGTGTATCCCTAGTAACTGTTGGCATTAATACCAACGATACCTATAGCCCATTCCATATGATGGTGGTGGGCAATTATTTATTTTTCACCGCACATAGTTCTCTTCGTTCCGACACACATATATATGCTTATGAAGAAGGCGTGGGTATAAAATGGATCAATACAATAAAAACAGCAGGTAGTAATATTAAAGGCACCTTTGGCACAACATTGATCAGCTACGACAGCAGTTTGTTTTTCAGTGCCGCAGTAGATAGTACCGTATTCACCCCTACTGATCTCTTTAGCTTCAACCCGTATACCAATCTTACACAACTAACCAAAAACATTAACGGCAAGAACGGTAGCAAGCCAAGAAACTTTAGAGTAGTCAATAATAAGCTATACTTCCAAGCAGAGCACTACCCGGACGGCACACAGATATTTCAGTACGATGCTGCCAACGATACCGTATTGCAGCTTACCGCATATGGCAAGCAATATTACGGTTTCGGGCCCGACAACTTTATTGAATGGGGCAGTTATATGTACTTCTCAACTTATCAGGGTATTTCTCAGAGTCGCTGGGTAGACAGTAACGATATGGGCCGTATTCCGCTATACAACCTACCCATAAAACCTACCACAGTAGCTCAAAAACAAATGACAACAATAGCTACCACCCTCTACCCCAACCCTACCAGCTCCACAGCTACTTTAAATGTATTCCTAGAAAAAGCGCAGAGCATTGCTATACAGCTTGTAGATATAAATGGGCGTGTGGTATATACTAACCCAGCTACTGAGTACAATAACGGACAACACACTATAGTACTACCTACACAGCAACTGGCCAAGGGCATGTATCTACTACAACTAAGCAACGAACAGGGCAGCATACTTAAGAGCGACAAACTGATAAAACAATAAACTTCTAAAACGTTAAGAGAGAGAGGGTGCTGGAGCAATTCGGCACCTTTTTTGCATTTATTGCAAATACTAACAGGTAGAGCTATGAGCATCTAAAACCAATAAACCCTTGACACTTTAATCTTATTTTAATACCTTCATCGGATTAACATATGTCACCAAAAGCCATTTCTATGAAAAAGACCACCCTGTTACTCGCTATTTTAATTGCTGCTACAGGTTCTTTTGCACAATATCAGCTAGAGAAAGTGCCTATAACAGACAACAAAAAGCTAGATCATTTTATGACTGGCTGCGCTACAGATGGTGACAAGTTTATTTTCTCTGCTACAGATCGAAAACCAGGCATAAGAAACCAAAAGCTTTACTACCATAACGGATATAGTGATATAGAGGCAGTACCGGAAAGCATAATGAATGGTGTAACACCAGGCTTAGTTTATGCACAAGGATACAAAGGCAGTATTTTCTTCGGAGGTTATAAAGGTGGAACTGATGGACTGTATACATGGGATGGGTATACCCCTGTAAGGAAGATTGCTGATGTAGGCATTCATCTAATGACATACATGAACAACTGCTTTGTTGATGACAAGATGTACTTCTTTGGAAGAGGTGTTGGAGAAAGGGTAACCTATTTGTACGAGATAGATTTAAAAACTAACAAACTGAATAAACTAACTGACGACAAATATAATGTAGATGGCGTGATAGCGCATGAAGGGAATGTATACTTTTTTGATGTTAATAAAAGAGAATACATCAACTGCTATAACATAGCCAATAAGACAATAACCCAAATTAGCACTGGCATTAAAGAGCAGTTGGTAAAAAGAGGATATGGGATTCACTCTGCCGTATCTGCCGGAGGTTATTTATACCTTGTCATATATACCGAAGAGCTGGGCTATGAACTATATGAGTGCGATGGTAAAAGCATACAATTAGTAAAAAACTTATCTCCGTATAACAATGATGGAGTATCGCAAGGGCTTATCAACTATAACAATAAAGTATACTTTGCAGGAAACGAAACAGGAGAAGAAGTATATCACCTTTATAACTTTGACCCTATAAGCAAAGAGTTTACACAAGTATTAAAAGAAGGCTACTACCCTATGCATTTTTGTGTGAAAAATAATAAGCTATACTTCACAATGAGTGAAGAAGAAAAAGGGACTCAGGTATACGAATACGATGATATAACTAATAAGCTTACAAAACTAACTAATAGAGATAGACAAATCGAAGATGGGCAGTTTACACCATGGAAGTTAACGGCCATCCAAAATAAACTATACGTCACAAGTACGAGAGGCATAACATATCCCAATAAGTTTCTTGAGATATACACTATTGACCTCCAGCAAGCTAGCACAGGTATCAATCAAAAGAAAATCACCACACTAAAAGTAACCGCACACCCCAACCCTACTGATAACAACACTACCGTAAACGTAGAAATACCAACGGCAAGCAAGGTGAAACTTATATTAAAAGACATCTCAGGCAAGCAGGTATACGAGCACCACACTATGGCTACACAACAGCGCCATAGTATAGCCGTACCTATGCAAGAGCTACCTGCGGGGGTATATGTATACCAGCTACTCAACGAGAGTAGCCAGTTATTACATAGTGCACAGATAGTAAAAAGATAAGACCGACAGCAAACCAAAAATAGACAACATACGTAGGTACTATATATGCAAAAAAGCATTTAGTACCTATGTTACATTATGAGAGTTTTGAGTTGGCTATGCTGCAACTAAAAGGCGATACCTATAAAGAATGGGAGCATCTTTTACCCTTCATCCCTGCCGATCTTCGATATCGTTATATCAATGCTGTAAAAAAAGGGTTCAGCATGCCTCAGGCTTTCGACCTGGTATTATCCACCACAACTGTGGCAGACCATAAATTTGAACTATTGCTACAAATGGTAAATAACTGATCATAGTGATAGAGTCTATAGTATCGGATATAATGTAAAACGCTATAGCTTCTTCTGTTTTATATTTTTAAAGGGCGATAGCAATAACCAACCCACATGTTCGGTTCGTTCGTCACGTACTTCTTCCAAGCCTATTTCCATTTTCTCTTGAGGCTCCCTTGTCTTAGTCCTGTAAGTATGGAAGAGTATATCCCATATTGGGAAAACCGCTCCAAAATTACTATCCGTCTCGGGCTGGTAAGAGGAATGGTGTATGCGATGCAAATCCGGGGTAACAATTATATAACGCAACCAACCATTAAGTTTACGAGGCAAGCATATATTAGCATGCGACCATAATGTCACTAATACATCCAACAATTCATAACCCAGAAGCACCCATGGAGACAGTCCAAACAACACAACCATGGGTACACCTACCAAAGTATTGACATAAAACTCTAAGGGATGGAAACGCACTGTGCTTGACACATCTAACTCTTTGTCTAAATGATGTACTCTATGTATACGCCATAAGAACGGTACACGATGCATCATCCAATGCGTGAAAAAGGAAATAAAACCACGCAACAATAAACTTAATACTAGCACTACTACTAACGGCGAGGTTAATTGATTCAATAAACCCCAATGTTGCTCACCTGCAAAGGTGGCAGCCATAATAAAGTTAACAGGCTGTAACCCCATGAATAATATGTTCAGGATTGTAAGCCCAAAATTAGCTACCCATCGTTGCTTTTTGTGAACGGTATTCAAGCGCTTAGGTATTGCCCTTTCCAACAGTATAAGTATTGCTAGAGTACCAAAATAAAACCAATACTGATATAGCTCACCATTGGCCAGCAGCCAACTTTTTATTTGTTCTTCCATATCTAAACTTTTTTGAAAACACCCTGTACATGAATACAATCAACAGGGCTCATTTTTATGAAACCAAATTGCACATCAGCATACCCCGCAGCTTGCATATCATGATACATTGCCAAAGCCTCTTGCTTTAATTTCACTTCATCTTTTATCCAATGTGGTTGAAAAAACAAATGCACACTACCTTCTATATACAGGAGATGCCTTAGCTGAACAAGTACAGCAACAACATCTCTCCAAAACAAATGCACGTTTATAGCAAACACTACATTATACATTGCCTCTTTGCTT
Protein-coding sequences here:
- a CDS encoding T9SS type A sorting domain-containing protein, which translates into the protein MNRILLFISLLLGSTVAFAQNLPFTPQNVSYDSTMKNIWRPTQFVALGDKLIFRANKTSSVNDFVLCYYDSTNNKAYRVPDSILRGVNNITYLIPQVHDGKIYFSGSNNITNSLCSWNGTDTIKKVVTEGLITPMGSLQPPYTFVGDTLFFMGHNGTITPTQNGRLYKLNTQNNSIQNLTPSKTYYEGGLIVYKNKVYISELGVKGKPFSYYDPQNNSVSLVTVGINTNDTYSPFHMMVVGNYLFFTAHSSLRSDTHIYAYEEGVGIKWINTIKTAGSNIKGTFGTTLISYDSSLFFSAAVDSTVFTPTDLFSFNPYTNLTQLTKNINGKNGSKPRNFRVVNNKLYFQAEHYPDGTQIFQYDAANDTVLQLTAYGKQYYGFGPDNFIEWGSYMYFSTYQGISQSRWVDSNDMGRIPLYNLPIKPTTVAQKQMTTIATTLYPNPTSSTATLNVFLEKAQSIAIQLVDINGRVVYTNPATEYNNGQHTIVLPTQQLAKGMYLLQLSNEQGSILKSDKLIKQ
- a CDS encoding T9SS type A sorting domain-containing protein, whose translation is MKKTTLLLAILIAATGSFAQYQLEKVPITDNKKLDHFMTGCATDGDKFIFSATDRKPGIRNQKLYYHNGYSDIEAVPESIMNGVTPGLVYAQGYKGSIFFGGYKGGTDGLYTWDGYTPVRKIADVGIHLMTYMNNCFVDDKMYFFGRGVGERVTYLYEIDLKTNKLNKLTDDKYNVDGVIAHEGNVYFFDVNKREYINCYNIANKTITQISTGIKEQLVKRGYGIHSAVSAGGYLYLVIYTEELGYELYECDGKSIQLVKNLSPYNNDGVSQGLINYNNKVYFAGNETGEEVYHLYNFDPISKEFTQVLKEGYYPMHFCVKNNKLYFTMSEEEKGTQVYEYDDITNKLTKLTNRDRQIEDGQFTPWKLTAIQNKLYVTSTRGITYPNKFLEIYTIDLQQASTGINQKKITTLKVTAHPNPTDNNTTVNVEIPTASKVKLILKDISGKQVYEHHTMATQQRHSIAVPMQELPAGVYVYQLLNESSQLLHSAQIVKR
- a CDS encoding T9SS type A sorting domain-containing protein — translated: MKRLSLLFALLCLVGSVQAQQWRLMSIDIDSFVWVNLPQGPTSYHFRHWQKTEFTYDHSTVRGSSLNNDSIAYDKKYIRIRESFTSNHYKRDDEYYRYYDSQNHLLEELRYVLGGTHLQHRDSFYYDSLGNVIEKVWYDTTLQPDTSYLPQYKFTYTYDSMGRLLRADERTWKNSAFDPPHSIFIRAYDSLGGLIKDSVSYTKGGAAPSIYYYENTYDSQNRIIAKLKYIYNTSLGKPTLHTRYYYTYDALGRLIKDSSQISFSGYEVQTHAYKYDSQNRLITDTFYRSKFYRKVNTYYYTNFGYLSEVRRTYMPAPNYKSEQDYTGRTRYTYSYWPLSVASASQNDQGQLLVFPNPANNILQLQWSSGVHSEKVQGRIVDIQGNIVGQWEDAGTEQYHKYLPISHLAAGLYIVELQTGGKAIRKRFEVAK
- a CDS encoding sterol desaturase family protein, with protein sequence MEEQIKSWLLANGELYQYWFYFGTLAILILLERAIPKRLNTVHKKQRWVANFGLTILNILFMGLQPVNFIMAATFAGEQHWGLLNQLTSPLVVVLVLSLLLRGFISFFTHWMMHRVPFLWRIHRVHHLDKELDVSSTVRFHPLEFYVNTLVGVPMVVLFGLSPWVLLGYELLDVLVTLWSHANICLPRKLNGWLRYIIVTPDLHRIHHSSYQPETDSNFGAVFPIWDILFHTYRTKTREPQEKMEIGLEEVRDERTEHVGWLLLSPFKNIKQKKL